From one Gemmatimonadota bacterium genomic stretch:
- a CDS encoding IS91 family transposase: MPRQTLEVADIFRDHGPAWRRAQAGHLSLAQLKAMSAIERCRTAALGGHLEQCPDCGHTQVAYNSCRDRHCPKCQGAAARQWLAERQADLLPVEYYHVVFTLPAPIGAIAYHNKRVIYGLLFQAAAETLLTIAADPRHLGARIGVTLVLHTWGSALTHHPHVHGIVPGGGLSLDGQRWVACRRGFFLPVRVLSRLFRRRFCEQLTAAHEAGALQFFGEYAGLVDAQAFAAWLAPLRHCEWVVYAKRPFAGPEAVLAYLARYTHRVAIANSRLIALDNRGVTFRWKDYRATGRTRHKTMTLDPAEFMRRFLLHVLPRGFHRIRHYGLLANAKRVENLARARALIAAPTPSLIPTPVAAADVTPSQAVSAHTRLCPCCGAPLVIIELIARGHAPRAPPWPVGEVA, translated from the coding sequence ATGCCGCGGCAGACCCTGGAAGTCGCGGACATCTTCCGCGATCACGGACCGGCGTGGCGGCGCGCTCAGGCCGGGCACCTGAGCCTCGCCCAGCTCAAGGCGATGTCGGCGATCGAGCGCTGCCGCACCGCCGCGCTGGGCGGCCACCTCGAGCAGTGTCCGGACTGCGGCCACACGCAGGTCGCCTACAACTCGTGCCGCGACCGCCATTGCCCGAAGTGCCAGGGGGCCGCGGCCCGGCAGTGGCTGGCCGAGCGCCAGGCCGACCTGCTGCCGGTCGAGTACTATCATGTCGTCTTCACGCTGCCGGCACCGATCGGCGCGATCGCCTACCACAACAAGCGGGTGATCTATGGCCTGCTGTTCCAGGCCGCCGCCGAGACGCTGCTCACCATTGCCGCCGATCCCCGCCATCTGGGCGCGCGTATCGGCGTGACCCTGGTGCTGCACACCTGGGGCTCGGCCCTGACCCATCACCCGCACGTGCACGGCATCGTGCCCGGCGGCGGCCTGTCGCTCGATGGGCAGCGGTGGGTGGCCTGCCGGCGCGGCTTCTTCCTGCCCGTACGGGTGCTCTCACGGTTGTTCCGACGCCGCTTCTGCGAGCAACTCACGGCGGCCCACGAGGCCGGCGCATTGCAGTTCTTCGGCGAGTACGCGGGACTCGTCGATGCCCAGGCCTTCGCCGCGTGGCTGGCGCCGCTGCGCCACTGCGAGTGGGTCGTCTATGCCAAGCGCCCCTTCGCCGGACCCGAGGCTGTGCTCGCGTACCTCGCCCGCTATACCCACCGGGTGGCCATCGCCAACAGCCGGCTGATCGCCCTCGACAATCGCGGCGTCACCTTCAGGTGGAAGGACTACCGCGCCACCGGCCGTACGCGGCACAAGACCATGACCCTCGACCCCGCGGAGTTCATGCGCCGCTTCCTGCTGCACGTCCTGCCCCGCGGCTTCCACCGCATCCGCCACTATGGCCTGCTGGCCAATGCCAAACGGGTGGAGAACCTGGCGCGCGCCCGCGCCCTGATCGCGGCGCCAACGCCCTCGCTGATTCCTACGCCGGTCGCCGCCGCTGATGTCACGCCCTCGCAAGCGGTCAGCGCCCACACGCGTCTGTGTCCGTGTTGCGGCGCGCCCCTGGTGATCATCGAACTCA